Within Aricia agestis chromosome Z, ilAriAges1.1, whole genome shotgun sequence, the genomic segment ATTAATAATTTTACATCTATTTTGGTAGAAGATGGCTCCGTGCAAGTTTACTACGCTGGTTCTTCTAGCCGGGTTAGTTCCGACGTACagaaaatttttttgtaaaaaattaaccctgaataaaaattatttgattttgattttggcaCACACAAACACGGTCGCGTTCTTTTGCCACGTTTTTTGGTCACGTCGAGTTTTTGTCTCCtgcgatataatataataagtaacacATTAAGGTTttattatcctactaatattataaaggcgaaagtttgtttggatgtatggatgtgtggatgtgtggatgtatggatgtatgtatgttcgttactctttcacgcaaaaactactgaacggattttaatgaagctttacaataatatagcttatacatcagaataacacataggctacaattttaaccgactttcaaaatgggggaggtgttatgttcgttttcttatattcaacgattactccgccgtttgttaaccgattttcaaaatttttcttttgttatatagggtatcatcccaatttggtattatattcacaaaaagtggtgatctgatgaaggatccataagtaatcgagggaactcctcaaaacttatagggaaacatgtggtgacttcggtttcgtgagaagtattctaagcatatgctaccaacaagtaagattttgcaccgagatatacctggtataccgtggttcggaaggtgctgagagaactcctgattctttatagatacaagtttgggagtttcggcgtttgttttaagaacagaaagcatattatgctactatgcaaattacattcatcatcatcatcatcatcactaccatattataccatttcatagtcttttagatcgagactcgagtttgtcaagcgataatttaaaaaaaatctatacctacctaatattataaacctgaagagtatgtttgcttgacgcgtcaatcttaggaactacaggtccgatttgaaaacttatctcagtgttagatagatcatttatcgagtaagactataggctatatattatcacgctaaaactaatacgaccgacgaaactcaggaaaatgtgggaaaaacgggggaaatattttttatgggaaaatgtacggtttctgtaaaattcctaaataatgcggccgaagccgcgcgggacatctagtcaccTAATAAATTCTTAATTTTTGACACTATTACTATTTGGGGACACCAATGTTTCACTTACATGCTATATATTTTTACGCTAACTGAACTACATAGgttattctataataatataatagtcattaaaaatttattaaaagtatCAATGGTCATAAAAAGTGGGAGGTGATTGACATTGTTTAAGAAACCTTACAAAACGCAACATTTACTAAGGATGAAGGTTGCGAAATTAATTAGACAATTATATTGTAGTAAAGTCAAATACTGACTGAAAAAGTGAAAACCGATTTTCTTTATACATTCATGAGTTTTTCTTagacactttatattattaatagtcTAAATTATGCGTTATTTAAACATTGCGTGCAGGAAATCACGTGGAAACCTTATATTTatggtgaagccaaacgagcgtattTTGTGAGTTAGTGGCAGAATTTCGGTCACGTAAAttgtttttcatatttgtttgtaaaaataaaCCGTGTGAGGAATACTCACGACTcataaaattacgctcgtttggcctcacccttaCACCAAACATTAAAGTCGGTCGGGGCTTCAGTTTTATTAAGCATTCGTATAAATTGTGTGCGGTTGCAGGTCTCTCGCACGAGGTGATCAACTACTACCTCCTGTCCCTGGCCGTGGCCGACCTGCTATGTGGACTATTCGTGGTCCCTCTGTCGGTGTACCCCGCGATCACGGGCCGCTGGATGTTCGGCGACCTCATGTGCCGACTTGTCGGCTACATCGAGGTCACCCTCTGGTCCGTCTCGGTCTACACGTTCATGTGGATATCCGTAGACCGGTACCTCGCCGTCAGGAAACCTCTCCGCTATGAGACGGTTAGTGCGACGGTAGCTATCCCTTTCTTTATTATTATCGTCTCTGCACCCTTCGAGTTGTGGTGGTTTGGTTCTATTGACGGTACGGTCTTTAGCGCTTTGTTAGCTTCGATGTTTGACGCAGTCGTTTCTCGCTGGCATGCTTTGAGACCGCTCCGAGGTCGGGAAGCGTCTGCTTCGGGCGTAGCGAGCCCGCTCCCAGCATGAAAGTACCCTTTGTCATTTCGTCACGGAAATGACGACGAAGTTCCAAATTCTAAATCGGttcgtttttaaattaaaaatttttgtaATTGACAAGACTACGAAGGTTTTAAGGGATACCTTCCTGTTTTAATGCAtggtttatgataataatagataatttAATATGTTAGCATGGAGAaagataaatttaataatacatcGCATGGTTGTAATAAATGCTAGAATTCTCAATAGggatacatacattttttattaaagaagtCATCAGAGCCAAAATACCATAAACGATCACATCTCACCCACATAATATCATTCTCACGACTCTTCTcttgatagtttttattattctaagAAATGTTCTATTTTTATCAAGTATACAATATTACAGTTACCTTACATTACAACATGTTTAAATAGGAAataattagaatttttaaaattaacgatttaaaatcGAGATTGATTTTAAACATTCAACTTTATCTGAAAGAGAAAATCGGATCCGAATCACAATTCGAACTAGAATAGATATGTTATCATTTAGAGAAAACTACACCTAAAGTGTACCTATTAAGTTATGCCacctttttaaaatatgtggtaaataaaatatattggtacACTAAATGTACAATATGAATACGAGCAATAAGAAACTTGCTATCGATGCCATATGTTATAGCTTCATGATACTCTggtatgaataaataatagaacaTAGTATGGTATATTTTCTACTAATAATAGTATCATAATTATTCCTATAGAAGTTTTTGCCCATCATCATTCATGCCCATGGTAATATGTGTCGTAACATCGTACGAAAAAACGCAAGAAACGGAAAAAGGTTTTATACAGAAtggtagaaaaaaatattgtaattgtgCAAAGTACCTTACGGCGTTGCATTCAGAAATCATCTGTTATCTATTAACTAAACAGtaagcattatttttttatgattaaaaagtatatgatttaaataaaagataCTAAAAACATTACAGAAAATaagtttaaatgaaaaattacgGAGACAATAGCAAAGTTATGACGCCAGAAATAGCGTACGGGCCTGAATGGAGCATTCATAGTCCGGCTTTAAACAGACAATGGAAACACATTGTAAAAATACTGTTATTATATATCTCAGAAGAATACAATATAGCGTCagaataaaaaattgtatattatgattaattgatATTAAAAAGGTTTCCATTTTAGATtcgaatttaattttgaattgtTTCGTGCGATGTTGCGTGCATTTAAACTCTTGACTAGAAGTATAAAAgcctataaaaatgtattaaactttttataataaaatataagaatcctgtttgttgatattatttataCGCACTTTGTTGAACTAGAAGCAAAAATGTATCAATTTATTCTTGTAATATTTTCCGTATttctaattattaataactaatttTGAGTTTCaagatcatattatatttccataACTTGCGATTAGCACGATAATTACATtgatatttcatcaaaatgatgATGTGTTAATCgcaactaaaaatataaatgacacaaaaaaaacaaaggCTTTTGCATTTCTACTCAGAGTGTCCAAGAActttttgaacaaataatagCACAGTATGTCGATAGGTACAAACGCGAACAAGAAGTCAGTGTTGGATGGTGTTCACTTGGATTTCCGCCGCCATGCTATGCTGTCCACCGCTGCTCGGATACAAGAAGGACGCCAATTTCGACAAGGAGACCTTTATTTGTATGCTAGATTGGGGCACCACGTACGCTTACACGGCAACCCTCGCCATACTTGTCCTTGGACCGAGCGTCATATCGATCGTTTACAACTACTTCTACATTTTCTCCATGAAGCGGAAGCTTAACAGCGGAGTACCTATTCACGATAAGGAGTACGCTACGGCGTTGGCTGAGAATCTAGCGAACCCTAGCCACTGGATGAGTTTTGTTTTAGTGTCCGCTTTCTGGCTCAGCTGGGCGCCTTACGCTGGCGTTAGGCTCTACGAGTACGTCACAGATCAGGAGCTGAAGATACCCATGCTCCATTTCGGCGTAGTCTGGCTAGGTATACTGAATTCGTTTTGGAAAATCGTTATTCTCATAGCTCTCAGTCCTCAATTCCGCCTGGCGCTCCGAATACTCTGCCTCACCGCTTGCTGTCGAAGCAAAAGCCGACTTCAAGCTGAGCTAGTCGGGCTGGATAACGATGACTAAGTTAAGTAAGTCATACTAACGGGAATATCGCTAAAAGCGTTTATGGTCACAATGACGAAGTCAATAGTCTCCACAGGTTTTCCTTTTGTGCGGATCTAGTATAGTAGAAAAACGTGCtcaacaatataaaataactaaatattaatatcttttTTCGAGTAAATTATCTCAATGTTAGTTCTATAATGGATTGAGAACTCTACGGTGATCTAACTTCTAGATAAAGATATAAAAATGTCATCAACATACATTCATTTATGATCATGCCTTTTATAATGACACAACTTGACTTAAATTATTCTTAGAATTATTATAATGCTATATAATCTTGTTATATCAATCAGAAATTTTCTTGTACGGTTATgttcaattaaaattttaattttgtgaaTACTTCTGAGTCGTTTATGGATATATTATGGTCTgtatttttagaaatattttcaaTCACATAATTAATACATTAGTAATAAGTTAACAACAACACACAAAAGTCATTCCatttattagcaataaattaTTACCTCGATTGTTCTGACAGTATCAGGGTTAGTTCACACCGTGGTGCGACGCGACGCAATGCGATTTTACGATACATAATAGCGAAATACGACGCGCTACGCAACGCTGTATTTTATTCCTAACATAAAAGCTTCGTTTCCTAGCTTCGCATCGTGGTTTGAACTAAcacttaaaatttttgataGACTGTGGAAAAAGCTACtgatgtaaacaaaataaattaaaaacaacaaaaatcacTATAAAAGTCATTCCGTAATTTAGCTTATTGTTAAATAGATGAACTATTTACACTTGTTTATTGTTCGTAGTGTTTAAAAAGATATATGCAGATGTTAGGTGTTTAACGCGTGATcacaaaatgataaaaataatcTTACACCAAACGAAATTAGTAACATTATATGGACCTCTCTGCCGTAACGTTAAAGTTATCTTGTGTAAGCATTGAGGAAGACTGTATGATAACATtgtgcaatttttatgttaagttTATCACAATATCTTCGCTAAGGGTCAAGGTGTAATATTGTGACATACgaattttttcataataaaaacgtCTGCTGAACGCCTATCATCTAATATTGACctagaaatataaataaaaatatcataatagcTTATGTTGCTTCatatttatgacaataatattatttgaaataagcAGCTTCGATCGCAATAAACTCATATCACTTCATGTACTAGATCTTAGGGAATTTCGTAAACTGTTTACGAGAACTGCCAAATAATGGgtaatattttttgcataaataacattattataacataTAGTAGTTGTagttaagataataatataatgttcaaTTTATCTTATTGTGTATTTTAATTGCGAGTTGGTCTCGCGGCTTGACAAGCGACAAAATCGCGCGTTGCAAGCCACCGGTGTGTACTCGCTTTAGAGTGTGAGTCTCCAATTTCTAAAGAAAGGCGTGGCAAAAAATTCACATTCCTCATTGTATTAGTTGTATAGTTTCGTCACGTCGCGTCTCGCCTTAATTTTGTGGAGAATTCGCATCGTTTcgctaaaattaattaaattcgtTGCTTTCGAGGACTCACACTCGAAGAAAGCAAATTTTCTGCGGGCCATACACGTTCATGTAATTTGATTTCATTAGGCAAACAGTGTTGTAAAGAAGTTATCATAGCTAAAAGATTAATTCGAATAAGATCAATTTCTCTGTTGGTAATAGTAATCAATCGTCCCCACTTTGAGCCAAAAGGCCAAGCGTTACTACGTAGCGCTGGCCGCTTGGAGAAAATTTGGTCATTCATTTGGTGAAATTACTTGAACGTGTATATGGGCTTTATAGGGATAGTCGCCACATAACTGCCACATATAATGAAGAGGCCTTGTAGACGCAGCCAGTTTGTATCAGggcaacataatataagtattgatCGTCGCCTTATACGACTGGACTGTACAAATTCATTTTACAAAAGTAGTTTTAACCGTTTTTTTGCAGGCTGATAGTCTTAACCTTCGAATGTGAAATACACTAATATGTAAAGagcagtaataattataataagtttatttattattgtgtcGTTCATAAGTGTTTagattataatgttattaataatgttataataactTGAAATGTAACTATCCGTGTTTAGACTCTGCAATTAATTTATgagcacaaaatatttttcactattttttactttaatcttAATGcagttattgtttttaattaaatctatTTATTTTGTGTCCGATTTGATCAAAGCGTGTTTGTGGTTATCAAAATACCATGTCTTTTCGACATGATCATCATGGATAACGTTCACCGACGTCGGTGGCATTGATACTAAGTTATAAAGAGTTCACAATTTAACACCAATTTTTCAATtgattagtattaaataatcttGAAGTTGTATTTTACaactatttattataaaatattaaaaaaaacttcttgGTATTAAATCGACATTTATGATGGAGGTGTAAGTAACTATGGTGCTACACGGCACTTTGgcaaagtatttaatattagaaaCGATAATGAAAAGCATGATGGAAGGATTTTGTGTGTGTGATGTAGGCTTAGACAGGTTGATTTTATCTGAGTAGGTACTAGCTAGTACTCGCCTTTCTTGAAAAAAATACGGCAACCTAACAAAATTGCTTAATGATCATTTTACCCGATAAATTTTAGTCGTGTGGGAAAGGTTCTTAAGGtgttaataattttgttatttttttaattcgttatcgttatattttactttgtcTAAGGGCCTAGTCACAATGTTGTGCATCTTTTTAGCGCATCACACACGGCGGAAGTACGttgtaaatctgtcaaatttataaaaaatgcatctacgcgtcgcgttgcggtctgaattgaccctttccCTAACAAAATTACGGCCTATCATAGAATCAATTTCTCGGatagtaaatatcatattattacgcTTTTAAAAAAGGAAAACTTATGACTTTTACTATTTATCTCGTCTTCGCCGTACGTGATGTATTTATGTAGAGCAAAACAATATGAAACATATAAGTCACGTTGCAATGACTGTCGCAAAGCTGTGCTACATCCGATTATTATACGGCTTCGCATTTCAACACACAGCTATAATTTTAACTAATCTTGGAAGGCCACGAAAATATTCGAAAAGAAGACGCTAGAGATCGATATGCTGTACCAATTTCTGATAAACAATGATTAATATTGTTGCCTAATATAAAATGATATTAACAAATATAGAAAGAATCTGTTAAATCTAGGTATACCTACTGATTTTAGTGCAGGTGGGATACGAACGACTGTAAAGTGACAATCTCTCAAGCTTTTGCGGTTCTGAATAGTCAATCGTAGTAACATAACTAACTTAACAGTCAATTAATTAATGGTAGCCTCGCAgccaaatataaattattaaattaaataaaattattaacataaGCATGATTCACTTATTTTATCACACCATTACGTCTTCAaagttgtaatttgtaaagtGGGATATGGATAATAAGAACAAACAGATAAATAAAcggataaaatattaataatcacATTCCGTATTTTGGAAgtttttcttaataatttatacttttaCAGAAAATTCCTTCGTTGCGCAATTGTGGAACCTTGTGGAGCGAAAACGCATGTTTttcgtatttaatttttgtaatagttttccgtattcggataTCCGAATGCatagaatcagtagaaaatacattaactaaCGCACATGTTCGCTTTCGAGTACAAGCCGGCGTTCGCGAGTGAAAAAAACTAACGTTTGTGCTAGTCTTACGGATTTCCAAATCGAAATTTCAGATTAAGAAATTAAATACGAAAAACGTATGACACAATAAATTTACATCTTTTGGTAATAAAATGTcatgataatttaataaattgataaaaaatgaaTTGAATTTTGCGGGAGAAACTCTTCCAGTCGCTTGTATCCTGCCTGCGccgaacatttttattatactctttaaatgttttcataaaaactactttatgattgtaaatatattaaattaattgtattattctAACGTTTATATTAAACGATTACTatgtttatagtttattttttgtaCTAGTTTATGTGTAGTTTAATGttctaaattataattatagaatTAGAGATAATTGTCTGTCTGAGGGAACTAGAAAATTTGTAGATCCAGgaaatttgtaattttattcttCTAAAGTCCAACAAAATTAATcaatatatcaattttaaaattaatatttctaaatataaagattagcaattttgtagttttatttaaCATATTTCCTACCAAAGACATAATTAAGGTAGCAGTTCATTTCTGATGTTTGCTACTCTCTGTTTGATTCAGAGTCACTGTTTTAAGAATAAGAAGTGCATCCAcatcaatttttattaaatattccaACGTTATTTTCGCATCTTCTTTCACATGTAattgaactcgcgcacgaaggattccgtaccgctatagagcaaagataagaaaaatatgagtgtttttgtatgggattaaataaaaattattaattattaatttaatttaaattttagtatgaataattaaagtacaaataaaattgagtaatttgtgaacatttcagttgcctacctgttgtcatcattagtaacgagcaaaaaatgtaaaaaaatcacatttgttgtatgggaacccccttcaaaaattattaattattaatttaatttaaattttagtatgaataattaaagtacaaataaaattgagtaatttgtgaacatttcagttgcctacctgttgtcatcattagtaacgagcaaaaaatgtaaaaaaatcacatttgttgtatgggaacccccttcaaatattaaatttagtttcttctatctgttgttatagccgcaatagaaatacaatctgtgaaaatttcaactctctagctattatcgttcttgagttacagcctagagacagacggacggacggacagacattgaagtctcagtaatagagtcccgattttaccctttgggtacggaatcctaaaaatatcGAATTTCATTAAGAACTTGTTGTAATGCtgtatgttaaatattattttgaggcAATTTAAATGATTCGTATTTGAAAAATCCttactaacttttttattattatttatgcaattCGCTTTGATGGATGTGACCTTGCAGCAGCTGTAAAttgctttataatttttattacaaaaataattttcagtGATTTTATTAGTCGTCGTAAGTAGATGATTAGTACGTTCAGTATAATATTGCTACAACGCATCAGTATATAGAGGtaatttctacataatatttcgtaGAATCTTAGCTACACTATCGTAGCAGCGTCGATGGATAACCATAGTGACTATGGTGCTACGACGTCACTATGGTGATACATCGACTTCGTTATTTGCATCGTTATTGTAGCGTTGTCGTCACATCGTTATTGTAGCACTATCCTACAGTCATCGTAGCACTATCGTAGCGTCGTCGTAGCGTTACCGTAGCATCGTCGTAGCACTATTGTAGAATCATCGTAGCACTATCGTAGCATCGTCGTAGCATCACCGTAGCGACGTCGAAACACTATTGTAGCATCGTCGTAGCATCACCGTAGCATCGTCGTAGCTCTATCGTAGCGTCTTCGTAGCACCACCTTAACGTCATCGTAGCACTATCGTAGAATCATCGTAGCACTATCGTAGCATCGTCGTAGCGTTACTGTAGCATCGTCGTAGCACTATTGTAGCATCGTCGTAGCTCTATCGTAGCATTGTCGTAGCACTATCGTAGCGTCTTCGTAGCACCACCTTAACGTCATCGTAGCACTATCGTAGAATCATCGTAGCACTATCGTAGCATCGTCGTAGCGTTACTGTAGCATCGTCGTAGCACTATTGTAGCATCGTCGTAGCATCACCGTAGTATCGGCGAAGCACTATGGCAGCGTGACAGCGTCGTCATAGCACTATCGTGGGATCGTCGTAGCAACATCGTGAAGTCGTCGTTGCATTATTTTAGCGCCTTGGTCGcaataatgaaatataatattaaatactagtaAAGACTAGGGatacttagatattttttatgatttcacAATATTGCTTATATTTGCATTTATTGAAACTGGATTTCGATAAATTTTgctattgataatattatagagtagaCAAGGGaactttgtaatattgaaaaataagTAAAGCTTACTTTACTagtttactttttggtagttcTACTGAATGATCTGGGTTTAAGATGTTTTTTCGTGATGAAGTAAATATGAAATATCTTCAGCGACATCTGTTATAAAATCTGAAATTAGCTAAGCCAGGACTTTAATAGTAAGTACCAACCAGTGCTTTAAATAGCTTCCGTTTTCAACCTTTATTGCGTTCACATCTTCTGCCTACTCGACGACAGATGGCAATTCTGGATTTTTAGATGTTTTTTCGTGACGAAGTAAGCATCTTCAGCGACATCTGTTATAAAATCTGAAATTGACTAAGCCAGTTAGGTACCGACTTTAATACTAAGTTTCAACCAATGCCTATAGATTCCGTTTTCTACCTGTACTGCTTTCATAATATCTTCTGTCTACTCGACGACAAACGgcgcttttatttttaaaaccttATCATGTATTATGTACCCAAAAAGTATTAAAGattagttagtttttattattcgtaaaagATTAGTAAGTCAGTTTGTGTAAGGTTTAAATGCATGAAATTATTAATACTTCCGTAAGATTTTGTAGGACCTAAACAAATTAAGAATCGGCCAAGGGCGAGTCGGAATCGCacacgaaggtttccgtaccatCCGTTCCGCAAAAATTGCAGGGTTCCGCAAAAATAgccaaaaatagtgttttttgtattggaaTCCCGTAAACTGTTACCCccctttaatttcattttaattttgttattatttattatagcacacatataattcattattttgtgaaaatatcaagtgcctacccgTTGCCATTAttaaatcgagcaaaaaagataaaaaattacgattgttgtatgggagctccccttaaatatatttttttgtttttagtattggtCGTTATTTCGAGGAAAGGGTAATTTTGTGGAATAGTAAAAAACTTTTTGCTGCCTATACATTTATTACTAACTAATGCAATCCGTGTCGTTTGGTTAAACATCTGTGATTAAATCTATAGAAATGGTAGTCGTCTGTTCAAAGAACACTCAGTTTGTTTCTCGTGccatgtattttaataaaaatatatacttttttgtattaataaaaataagaatgtaaataacaaaataaagtcaAAGTATAAGTTTTATAACAGTATTTTTGTCTACATAAAGATGCCGTGCCTAATAAAAGCAGAAAGTTAGTTTGTTTTGTCCTACAGTTTTTATAGGTAGGACAGTAatgttatgtttaaaaaaaaaaatatgtataaccCTCCTAGGATATAATGAAACACCTTTTACATTTGTCACTTTTcatccatcatcatcatcatattaaGCTTGAACAGACGAGcactaattaatgtttgttcTCTATCAACTATTTTAGTGTAATATATCTCTCTATGGTAAACATTTTAAATGACTCGTAACATTGCATAATCttcttacttacataatataatttgtatctgagaaacaataaattaataaacaaaatttgggCGGCACAAATAAATAGGTTAAAAtagatcaaataaaaaataaaactagtaTAGCATTAACTTGTATatctaaaaaacaaaacatgaaatataataagattaaaactaaaattatttttacgtaacaatattataaactaaaaacACCATTAAAACTAAAAGTATTCAAAACAATTTGGTCACATTGAGATCAGTTTTCATAACGAGaagagaaaatataatatagcctgaCTCATTTCGCCTATCtaatatattttgcaaaaatataatacttatatatatttttatattaacctTCATAAGATAGAAAAACTTAGTGTTTAGGCACGTCGTAATTGTAACTAAGATTACTTGGACATACATATGGTAGGCAACAAAATATTGTTGCCTACCTTATTTTCGTTtgaggcaaaaaaaaaaacacattttttgtgaTATTATTTAGAAGTTACAACTTTTGCCATATGAcattataaatttaattgaatttgtattttattgaagttatACTGTATGATTTcgattaaaataaacttttacttAAGTTAAACATTGGCAGTCGGAAATACCACAATACTACCATAATACtactttaattataattgaTATCGCACAGTCTCTTTGTGCTTTTAGTGTTGAGAATACCAAATATGATCGAGACCAGCCTACACAATGttaaaaagacataatataatagacgCCTCTTCAGTCTTGTTATGTTTTGTGTTCCAAAAACCATCATTCTATTTTCTCTTCtcgtcattaaaatatgtagacAAGTGaatagtttaatataatatctaaatagACATCAACATCAACATTCACATTaattctaattttatatttgaataGCTTATATCATATTAGAATTGATAATATATAAGCAACATgcatataatttaaattcaCTATACTAATATATAGGAAGTATATTTCAATAtagatgtaataataattaacatagaATAAAGTGAACAACTTGATCATCGTTCTATTAGCACTCGGCAATCTAAATTACTTACAATATCTTTTATAGAATAAAAAACCgctcaagtgcgagtcggactcgcgcacgaagggcgcaaaaataagccaaaaatgTCTTTATTGTATAAGGTAAGGGTTAAACattgattttattttcatttaattattgaagaacacttttaatttaaaatcttgtgacaagttgccattattgatgtcGAGCATTTTTATGCTTTTCTTATTAGCCTAGTTTAGCTCCAATACaatacatttgttgtatgggagcctcctttaataaaaaatttaatttgtttttattaggtatctattgttatagcggcaatagatatacacagtttgtgaaaatttcagaagtattGCTATAGCGGtgtttgagatacagcctgaagacacacagacggacagacaacgaagtcttaataatagggtacCGAAAGAAAAACGAAGATTGTCAAACGCTGTGAGCAAGAAAGATGGTCAAACTGTACCtccaatatacaaaatataaaggatagaattttatcagaatttataaaataatattccttTAACAAATAACCTGGAAGCGATAGAGCACACATTGAGTTCAACTTATAACCTAATCGTGAGGTGCTTCC encodes:
- the LOC121739423 gene encoding G-protein coupled receptor 52 isoform X2; this translates as MPARVVSGRAVGGAEVSVADSPLATLESLTQAAVIAVMGVAIVVSNLLIIAAFVNFKGLSHEVINYYLLSLAVADLLCGLFVVPLSVYPAITGRWMFGDLMCRLVGYIEVTLWSVSVYTFMWISVDRYLAVRKPLRYETVQTRTRSQCWMVFTWISAAMLCCPPLLGYKKDANFDKETFICMLDWGTTYAYTATLAILVLGPSVISIVYNYFYIFSMKRKLNSGVPIHDKEYATALAENLANPSHWMSFVLVSAFWLSWAPYAGVRLYEYVTDQELKIPMLHFGVVWLGILNSFWKIVILIALSPQFRLALRILCLTACCRSKSRLQAELVGLDNDD
- the LOC121739423 gene encoding G-protein coupled receptor 52 isoform X1, whose amino-acid sequence is MPARVVSGRAVGGAEVSVADSPLATLESLTQAAVIAVMGVAIVVSNLLIIAAFVNFKGLSHEVINYYLLSLAVADLLCGLFVVPLSVYPAITGRWMFGDLMCRLVGYIEVTLWSVSVYTFMWISVDRYLAVRKPLRYETVSATVQTRTRSQCWMVFTWISAAMLCCPPLLGYKKDANFDKETFICMLDWGTTYAYTATLAILVLGPSVISIVYNYFYIFSMKRKLNSGVPIHDKEYATALAENLANPSHWMSFVLVSAFWLSWAPYAGVRLYEYVTDQELKIPMLHFGVVWLGILNSFWKIVILIALSPQFRLALRILCLTACCRSKSRLQAELVGLDNDD